TATACTCTGGAGATGGAGGACTTCTCCCGTTACAACCAGGGTCCGGATGCGCAGAGCGAAGGTGAAAGCGCCGATTACGGCCCCACCTACACCTACAGGCTGCGCAGTCACACTGGAGAAGCGCGGCAGTACCGGTCTTTCATGGAACCCGCTCAGGTGGACGGCCGCTGGTATTTTCTCACCGGCATGCGCAGCGCCCCGGAGCAGGATTACCGGTATCTGCACATTCCGGCAGACCGCCAGCGGGGACTCGACCGCTTCATGGCCCTGCTGGATACACTGCGCGACGACCAGGTCCTCAAGGCCGCCTCGGGGCGTGCCGTGGACAGTTTCTTCCGAAATACACGGTTCAGCGAGACATCGCTGGCGCCCTGGCTGGCTGGAGCCGGGCAGCAAATGGCCCGCGACCTGCTGCAGGGCGGCCTGCCGGCGGTGGAGCAGCGCATCGAGCAACTCCTGGCCCGGACGGGCATGGGGGGCGACGCCGAAGAAGTGATCCGGGGGTTCATGCGTGACGCTTTCCACGCCACCCTGGCGGAGGCCTACGCGCACACCCTGCGGGCGGAAGGCCAGGAGTTGACCAGCCCGGCGGAGCTGGATGACTGGGACGAGGCGTTCTTCAGCGACGCCATGGAGGTGCTCATGGTGCTTCCCGCCTATGGCGCTCCGGTTTTCCCGGAGCTGCGCCGGTTCGATCACCGCCAGGCCACGGGGCTGCAGATCACCCGCGCGCCCGGAGAGGGCGTTGTCTATGCTGGTTCGCTGCTGCTGGTTATCGGTCTGGTGCTGATGTTCTATGTCCGTCACCGACGGGTGTGGGTGCGGCTGGCCCGTGCCCCGCAGGGTGGTACGCAATGGCTTGTTGCCGGGCTGGATCAGCGTCGATCCCGCGCCTTCGAGCAGGAGTTCGCGTCCCTTGCCCGCTCCCTGGAGCAGCGCTCCACCGACTCCTCCGGTCACCACTGATCGTCCGACAACGGTCGCCTGGGTTGTCCCCGGCGTTGTCTCCGGGCTGTCGTTCGGCGCAACGGGACAACCCGGGGGCGTTTCCGGAAAACGTTGAAATAACGAAAAAAACTTGCCCACTTTCCGTGTCGCGCCCGCACAAGGGCGCGTCGCACACAAGCGCCTGCGACCTCGCCAACGGGCATAGCATCCTCAGTCAGTGACGGACAGGTTCTGCGCCGTCACCACACGCGCAGCGGCGGACAAAACGAGTCACGGCGAGGATTTCGGCAATGGCGAACAGCAGCAACTTGAATTATCAGGCCACGGTGGATCAGAGCGACCGCAAAGTCCCCGTCAATCTCCGCCAGACCGGGGATCCGGGCATCGAGCTACTGATCTCCAATCGCGTACGCAAGTCCGCTTACTGGCACCTGTCCTGTGAGGCCGGCTGCTGGCGGGCCACCGTGTACAACCGGATGTACCATCCGCGCGGTTACGTGCGCCCCGAGGACGGCGGAGCCATGGTGGAGTACCGCGCCCTGGTGAACGACGTTACCTTGTGGAACGTGGCCGTGGAGCGGCCCATTCGGGTCAAGGGACCGGACGCCGAGGCGTTCTGCAACTTCGTCTGCACCCGCGATATCACCCGCGTGCCGCCCATGAAAGGGCGGTACGTCATCCTCTGCAACGAGCAGGGCAAGGTGCTGAACGATCCGGTGATGCTGCGGCTGTCCGAGGATGAGTTCTGGTTCACCATCAGCGATTCCGACCTGATGCTCTGGTTCCAGGGCGTGAATGTCATGGCGAAGTACGATGTCACCATCGAGGAAATCGATGTGTGCCCACTGCAGATCCAGGGGCCCAAGTCCGAGGCGCTGCTGGCCGATCTGGTGGGGGAGGAAGTAAAGGAGGTCCCTTACTACGGTCTCATGCACACGGAAATCGCCGGCGTGGAGTGTCTGATCTCCCAGACCGGTTTCACCGGCGAGAAAGGCTATGAGGTCTACGCCTACGACTCCACCCTGAACGCGGAGAAGGTCTGGAACCGGATCCGGGAAGTGGGCGAGGCGCACAATCTCATGGTCATCGCCCCGGCGCACCACCGCCGCATTGCCGCCGGCATTCTCTCCTACGGGCAGGATCTGGACCACGAGACCAATCCGTTCCAGTGCTATCTCGGGCACATGGTGCCCAAGTCCAAGGACGCGGACTACATCGGCAAGCAGGTGCTGGAGGAAACCCGGGAACTGGTGAACGCCGGCCGCGCCCCGTTCACCCATACCCTGGTGGGGCTGAAGGTCGGCGGCAAGCCCATTGAGGATTACGCCCCGGACTTCTGGCTGATCAGCGACGAGAGCAGCGACGAGCCCATCGGCTGGATCACTTCGCCGTGGTACTCGCCGGAGCTGGAGACCAACATTGCCATGGCCTATGTGCCGGTAGAGAAATCGGCCCTGGGCACGCGCCTGCAGGCGTGGCTGCCGGAGGAGTACCTGAACTACCCCGGGCATCCGGAGCATGCCGAAGTCGTGCAGATGCCGTTCCGGCCGTCGGTGAACATGAGTTCACGGGAGCGGGCCCGGTCCGAAGGCCGGGATTACGCCTACTGACATCTGCTTTGCTCAGCGTTTCCCTTGGTTTCCCGGCGGTGCCCCTGGGTGTCGCCGGGATTTTTCGTTGTCCGGTAAAATATGTGCAATAATTGTACAAATATTGTCATTGCTGCTGGAGAACGAGCGCCATGAAGGAAGGGCTGGAGCGACTCACCACGGCTGCCGGAGATCGGCTGACAGTGCTCTACGATGGGGGCTGTCCGGTCTGCCGGCGGGAGATCAATCACTACCGGCGGCTGGACAGTGCCGGACGGCTGTACTGGCAGGATGTCGCCCATCAGCCCCAGGTGCTCAACGGCACGGGCATTACGCCGAAGCAGGCACTGGCGTATTTCCGCGTGGTGGAGCCCGATGGCCAGGTAGTGGGCGGTGCCCACGCCTTCGTCCGGCTGTGGCAGCGGTTGCCCGGGTATCGCTGGCTGGGAGGCATCTGCCGGTATTCCGGGCTGGTCTGGCCCATGGAGGTTGTCTACCGACTGGTCGCGGCCTGGCGTTTTCGCCGTCGCGCCGGCTGCGCGACGTGTGCCTAAGATACGGTTTGCGGGCAGGCGCTCAGATCCAGCGCCGGACCGAACGCCGGTATTCCCGGAAGGCATCACCGAAGTGCTGTTCCAGCGCGTGTTCCTCGGGACGGATCTGGAAGTGCTGAATCAGCGCCATGAACACCGGAATCAGGAACACGCCGACCAGATTGCCGAGGTAGAGTGCCCAGGCGGCCAGCAACAAGGCGTCGGCCAGGTAGATGGGGTTGCGACTCCAGCGGAACACGCCGTTGTCCACCAGCGATGAACTCTGCTCCGGACGCATGGGGTTAATGGTGGTGCGGTGGCGTCGCAATGCCCAGGCGGCAAGGCCCATGATCGACAGTGCCGCCACGGTCACGGTCAGCGCCAGCCAGCCGGCGCCGGGCACGGTGAGGGTGGCCTGCGGTAGCAGCCGTGCCACCAGCCACATGGCCAAGCCGACAAGCAGAAGAACCACGGGCGGGGGGAGAAAGCGGTGCACTGGGAAACTTCCTGAACGGTTAATGGTGTAAGGATGCTGGCAATATCGCGGCTGCCATGAGTGCGATCACGGCCAGGAGCACTCGTCCGATGGTGGTCCATTGCTGCAACTGGCGTTCCCGTGTTGTGATCCGTACAAGCTGACGGTTGGTCCGTTCCAGGACCGCCGGCCAGGGTATCTCCGGCATGTTCCAATGCCACCGTACCGGGGCATGGCGTCGATACCAATGATAACCCGTTATCGCCCCTGTGGCGGCAAGTAGAACCGGCCAGGTGGCCCCCCAGATACTGCCGCCGGTGAGCGCCGTCGCTGCGGCAGGGATATCGTGAAAAAGCAGCCATGGTAGCGTCGCCGCAAGGGCCGTGAGCGTTGCCGCGGGGAGCAACCGCGCCTGGGCCTCAAGGCGCGGGAGGCATAGCGCCGCGGGGCGTGCGCACCACAGCAGCCGGAGCATGAGCAACGTGGTCGCCATGGTGCTTAGATAGAGCAGTGCGCTAATCCAGGCGCCAAGCGGGAGTGCCACCAGGGCCTCACCAACTGCCGCCTTGGCCAGTGCTCCGCTGGTTACCGGGGCGCCCGCCAGGGCCAGCGCCGGCGGCCACAGAAGTAACCACCCCGCAGTTCCGCCGTGGTTGTCCGGCTCCTTGTTCAGATCTGCACCCAGGAACAGGGCACCCTTGTTCAGGCCGTGGTGCACCACGAACACTGCCAGCGCCGTCCACGCGGCCGGCGCCGCGTCTGCCGATAGCTGCGTCGTTCCCGCCAGCATGGTCACCAGGCCCATCTGGCTGACACTGGACCAGGCCAGAATGGTCTTGGCGTCGTTGTGCCACACGCCCCGGAGTACCCCATAGAACGCAGCGACAAGGCCAATGACCAGCAGCGCCAGCCCCAGGTCGGGATGGAGGTCCGCCATCGGTTCCGTCACCCGCCACCAGCCCAGCAGTCCGGCCTTGATCATGACCCCGCTGAGCACGGCGCTGGCTGCTGCCGGTGCCACCGGGTGAGCCCTGGGCAGCCAGGCATGCAGCCCGAGAACACCGAGTTTGGTGGCAAAGCCGATGCCGAGCAGCGCCAGCGCCGGCCATGGCGCGTCGCCGACGTCCGTGAATCGCGGCGTTGTCCCGGGCTCGATGGTGGTCATGACCGTGGCCACGCCCGTGAACATGGCGGCTTCGCCCACCATCATCATTGCCAGATAGAGACGCCCCGCGCCGAGGGCGCTCGGCGATCGCCGGTGGATGATCAATCCGTAGGAGGCAAAGGTCATCACCGCCATGGCCGTATAGAAGGCGAACAGGTCCTGCGCCAGGATCAGGGTCAGGCTGCCGGCCAGGGACAGGAACCAGGGCACGGCGAACGACCCTTGACGCGCCGGCGCATGCCGGCCTGTTACTGCATACCAGCCGGCGATGGCCCAGACGACTGCGGCGGCCAGCAGGAAGACCTCGCCGGTGGCATCGAGAGCGAAGGTCATGTGGTAGGTTCCTGCGGCCAGCCCGAGCCGGGCCCCGTCCGTTGGCAGCAGTATCAGTGCCAGGGCGGGCAGTGGCGCCAGGGGAAGTAGTACCGTCCCGGCACGACGGGGCAGCACCGTGAACAGGAGGAGTGCCAGCCAGGGTGCCAGCAAGGCAGTGAGCAGGGGCAACGACCCCTGAAATACCGTCAACCCGCTCATGGCACGCTGACTCCGCCGACGTTCAGCAGCGCGGCAAGCTGCGGTGCCGCCAGCCCCAGAAGCACGGCGCTGACCGCCAGGGCAACGGCACTCCAGGGCAGCAGGCGTGGCAATGCTGGTCCACCCTTGTTTGGGTTCGCCGCGGGATCGGCGGCAACGTCGAAGATGCGGAACAGGTAGCCGGCGGTGAGCAGGGTGCCGCCAACCATGACGCCGGCCCACCACCAGGCGCCATCCTGCAGCGCCGCCTGCAGCAGCCACAGCTTGCCGCTGAAGCCGCTGCTGGGTGGTAGGCCGATGAGTGAGGCAGATGCCAGCGCCATGGCGAGCCAGACCAGCATCAGGCCGCGCTGACTCCCTCCAAGCGCCGGTATCCGATCATGCCCGTGGAACTGGATAATGCAGCCAGCCGCCAGGAACAGGGCCGCCTTGGCCAGGCTGTGGGCCACGATCAGCACCAGGGCACCCTGCCAGGCGAGCTCAGGCGCCGCGCCTGCCGCCAGCGGAAACAGCAGCAGGCCGAAGCCGAGTTGCGAGACCGTGGAATAGGCGATCAGCAGTTTCAGATGGCGTTGTGCCAATGCCTGGAGACCGCCCCAGATGATGGCCAATGCCCCCAGCAGGCCCAGAGCCTGCCCGGGCCACGCGTGCAGGTAGACGGAGAACGGTCCGAACCACAGGCGCACCAGCAGGTAATAGCTGGCTGTAACCACCACGGCGGAGAGAATCGCACTCACCGCCGCCGGGGCACGCCCGTGGGCCTTGGGTAGCCAGAAGTGCAGCGGGAAGGCGCCGGCTTTCAGCAGCAGGCCCACCGTAGCGAGAGTGACGGCGACACCGGTGGCATGGTCGAGCACCAGCATGTCCGCCAGCAGGTGCAGATCCAGCACGCCGTAGCGGCCGTACAGGAGTGCCACCCCGAACAGGTACAGGGATGAGCCCAGCAGCATGGCCAGGAGATAGCGCCAGGCGGCACCCAGGGCCTGGCCGCCGGTCAGGGCGATCAGCGCTACGGCGGCAAGGGTGAGCAGTTCCAGGGCCACGTACAGGTTGAACAGGTCTGCTGACAGGAACAGCACGTTCAACCCCGCCCAGAGGAATAGCCACAGAGACCAGAAGTGCCCGTCTCGCGGCATCTGCACGGCATGGTGGATGCTTCCGGCAGTGCCGACGATCGCTGTCAGCAGCAACATGGCTGCGGCAAGGCCGTCCACCGTCCAGGTGATGCCCACGGGCGCGCCCCAGCCGCCGAGGTCGTGGTGCACGACGCCGTGGCTGGCAACAGCCACAGCCAGCGCCGCGCCGGCGCCGATCAGGGCAGCCCCGCTGGTGATGGCAAGTACAGGCCCCAGCGCCGTGCGGCAGAATGCCCCTATGGCGGCGGCCACCGGCACACAGGCGAGGAGGACGGCTGCCCACTCAACCAGGGTCATTCGTCCTCCTCCCGTCGCCCTCTGGACACATCACTGCCGCCGGCGGCCAGGCGTATGACGATGGCCAGCGCCACCGCAGTGGTGCTGACCGTCACCACCAGGCCGGTGAGCACGATGGCGTGGGGCACCGGGTCCAGGGGATCACTCATGCGGGCGATGGTGACGAACAGCAGAAAGACGGCCGAGCTGAGGACGTTCAACGCCAGCAGCTTGCGCAGCATGCCCTCACTGGCGAAAAGCCCATGGCAGCCGATGAGGAACAGGCCGCTGGCAAGCAGCAGGTAGGGCATCATGGGTGCGTGTACTCCTGCCAGCGCGCTGGCGGCTGCCCGTTGAGATAGGCGGCAAACAGCAGCATGGCAATGGACAGCGCCGCAGTGACCTCCAGCAGCAGGATGACACCGGCGGCCGCGGCCTCCGGATATTCGAAGAACCGCTGACCGATCAGGGCCATACCCACGGCCGCCAGCAGCATGGTAATGACGCCCAGGCTGAGCAGCCATCGCCACGCACCGTTGTCCTCGCCGGTGAGCCACGGCCGCGCGCCGGCGAGGATCACCAGGATGCCCCCGGCACCCAGGACTGCTCCCGCCTGGAAGGCGCCTCCGGGGGCGTGGGTGCCGCGCCAGAGCAGATAGGCCGTGGCGAGGACGAACATCGGCCAGAGCATTCGCCCCAGCGCCGGCAGGGCAGGTGAGGGCACAGCCGGCACCAGGGGTTCCGGGGTCGGCCCGAAGGACCAGATGGCGACCACCGCCAGCAGTAGCACGCCGATCTCCAGCAGGGTGTCGAAGGCGCGGAAATTGAGCAGTACGCCGGTGACCGGATTGTCCACGCCGGCTCGGGGCATGTGTTCTGAAACCGCTTCACCGAGCCCGGGCGCGGGCAGTTGCCATGCGGCGGCGCCGAGCGCCACCAGGATCGTTCCGGCCAGGGTGAGCACCGCGATGCTTGACGGCCAGCGGTGTCTGGCCCCGGGCTTTTCCGGCGGTGCCGAGGCCAGGCGCCCCAGTGCAGAGAGCAGTAGGGCACCGGTGACCCCCGCGCCGATGGCGGCCTCGGCCAGGGCGATGTCGGGGGCGTCCAGCCGCACCCATGCCAGCGCCATCAGCAGCCCGAAAACGATGAAACTGATCACCGCACGGAACAGGTCCGCCGCGTGGGTGGCCTGCCAGGCAAGCCACAACAGGGCGCCCGCCAGCAGTAGATCGTAGGCGTTACTCGCCATCTGCGCCATCACAGCCCCCAGGGCCTGAGGCCGCGGGCCAGGGCGGTCCGGGCGATCAGGCCGGCACCGGTGGCCGAAGCAATCAGCATGAGCACCCAGATCAGCAGCAGTTTCAATGCCACCGTCATGCTGCCCGAGTGGATGCCCAGCCCGAGACAGATCAGACCGAGGCCCACGTTGTCGCCCTTGGCCAGGGCGTGCAGGCGGGTGTAGACATCCGGGAAACGCAGCAGTCCCAGGGTGCCGGAGAGCAGGAACGGCACACCGGCGATCACCAGCGCCGTGCCAAACCAGGCAGCGAGTGTCATCTGTCGTCCTCCTCGCCATCGCTGTCGTCATTGGCGGGTGCTGCCAGAGCGGACCAGGCGCGGCTGACGAAGGTCACCACGGCCAGCGCGGAGAGCAGAGCGAACACCAGTGCCACGTCCAGCAGAGCGGGCGACGGCATGGTCACCGCCAGGATCAGGATGATCGCCACCGCGGAGGTGGCGAACATCTCTGCGGCAAGCATGCGGTCCGCCGATTCCGGTCCGCGCAGAATGCGTACAAGGCCGATGACGATGTTCAGCAGCAGGATGACGACGATGATGCCGTGGATGTCACTGATCATGATGCAAGGGCTGTTTCAGGAGGGTGGCGGTCAGGGTTTCCAGACGTTCCAGCCCGGCCAGCGTGCGCGTGGTATCACCGATGGTGTGCACGGTCATTGCCTGGTCGGTGATGCGCACGCACAGCGTCCCGGGCATGAGGTTGATGAGGTTCGCCAGGAAGACGCGACTGCCGTTGTCCGGCAGTCGCCACGGGTAATCAAGCAGCGCCGGTGTAAGCGGTCGTCGCGGATGCAGCGCACGACGGGCGACATCCAGGGCGCTGCGCAGGGAGAAGAGCGCGAATACCGGCACGAAGGCAATGGCTCCAGCGACACTGATTCGCCATGGGTGATGACTCGGGAACGGGCTGATGACTGCGGCGGCCGCGACGGCCGCGATGCCCCAGGTCCAGGCATCGCCGTCTCCCCCGGTGATCAGCCACCAGAGCCCGGCGTAGAGGAGCAGTCGCCCCGGGAGATCCCGCGGGTGGGTGCGGCCGATGATGTCGTGGATGAACGCGGGAATGCGGGTCACGCTGGTCTGCTACTCCCCGGGCCTACCAGTTGAGCCATTTGCGGCATTCGTCCAGGGCATACTGATAGATGGCGTCGTAGCGGCAGTGGCGCAGCTGCCACACCCGCTCGTTGCCTTCACACCCCATGATCAGCCTGACGCTTTGCGGGCGGTCCACGGGGCCGTGCAGGGCCGGGAAGGCGAAGAACGGCTTGTGGTAGAGACGTCCCTCGGCACGGAAAACACAGAAGTGCTGATCGTCCCGCACCACCCGCAGACAATAGCCGCGCTCCAGCCGCTCCAGGGCGGCGGCGTAGCCCTCCTCATTGAGCGTGTCGCGCACGGCGGCCAGAGCCGGACCGACGCTGTCGCGCAGGCAGGCCTCCAACTGATCCAGCGCCCGTTGCCGGGAGCGGTGCGCCTTGCGCGCGTCACGCACGCGTTCGCGGCGGCGGAGCAGGCGTAGCAGCCAGCGCCGCAGGCCGCTGTTGGCGGGGCGGTTGCCGGAATGCTTAGAGGGTGTCATCGGCATCTCCCGTGCGCTCGCGCTTATCCTTGGCGTACTGCATCAACCGCTCTAGGCCGGGCTCGGGCATGGGCGTGATCTCCTCGCTTTGCCAGGAATCCGCCCGGAAGGCGTTCCACAGGCCCCAGGCCATGACCACCAGCACCAGCGACAGCGGCAACGCCGCCGTGAGCGTTGCCGTCTGCAGTGCCTGCAGACCGCCGGCCAACAGCAGAACCCCGGCCACGGTGCCGGTGAGCACGCTCCAGAACAGTTTCTGCAGCAGCGGCGGGTTGGGGTCGCCACCGGAGGCGAGAATGTTCATCACCAGGGCCCCCGAGTCCGCCGAGGTGACAAAGTAGCCGACGATCACTGCCGTTGCCAGGGGCACCGTGATCATGGCGACGGGCAGGTCCTGCAGCATGGCGAACAGGGCCTGGGGCGCGCTGGCCTGCACGATGGCGCCCAGCTCGCCGCTGGTGATCTCCTGGTACAGACCCGTGGCCCCGAACACCGAGAGCCAGACGAAAGTGAAGCCGGTGGGCACCAGCAGCGTGCCCAGGATGAACTCGCCCACCGTGCGGCCGCGCGAGACCCGGGCGATGAACATGCCCACGAACGGGCACCAGGAGATCCACCAGGCCCAGTAGAACAGTGTCCAGTCGCGTTGCCAGTCGCCGCCGCGGAAGACGTCGGTGCGGAAGGAGAGCTCCAGCAGGCCCTGGGCGTAGTTGCCCAGGCTCTGGAGCAGCGTCATGAGCACGAACACCGTTGGCCCGGCTGCCAGCACGAACAGCAGCAGCGCGGCGCCGAGGAACAGATTGGCGCGGGAGATGATGCGGATACCGTTGTTCAGCCCGCTGAGCACCGAGATGGTGGCGATACCCATGATGGCGATGATCAGTATGATCTGGTTCACGGTGGAGACCTCGATCAGTCCCACCTGCTCAAGCCCCGAGTTCACCTGCATGA
The DNA window shown above is from Aquisalimonas sp. 2447 and carries:
- a CDS encoding glycine cleavage T C-terminal barrel domain-containing protein, with protein sequence MANSSNLNYQATVDQSDRKVPVNLRQTGDPGIELLISNRVRKSAYWHLSCEAGCWRATVYNRMYHPRGYVRPEDGGAMVEYRALVNDVTLWNVAVERPIRVKGPDAEAFCNFVCTRDITRVPPMKGRYVILCNEQGKVLNDPVMLRLSEDEFWFTISDSDLMLWFQGVNVMAKYDVTIEEIDVCPLQIQGPKSEALLADLVGEEVKEVPYYGLMHTEIAGVECLISQTGFTGEKGYEVYAYDSTLNAEKVWNRIREVGEAHNLMVIAPAHHRRIAAGILSYGQDLDHETNPFQCYLGHMVPKSKDADYIGKQVLEETRELVNAGRAPFTHTLVGLKVGGKPIEDYAPDFWLISDESSDEPIGWITSPWYSPELETNIAMAYVPVEKSALGTRLQAWLPEEYLNYPGHPEHAEVVQMPFRPSVNMSSRERARSEGRDYAY
- a CDS encoding thiol-disulfide oxidoreductase DCC family protein; translated protein: MKEGLERLTTAAGDRLTVLYDGGCPVCRREINHYRRLDSAGRLYWQDVAHQPQVLNGTGITPKQALAYFRVVEPDGQVVGGAHAFVRLWQRLPGYRWLGGICRYSGLVWPMEVVYRLVAAWRFRRRAGCATCA
- a CDS encoding isoprenylcysteine carboxylmethyltransferase family protein → MHRFLPPPVVLLLVGLAMWLVARLLPQATLTVPGAGWLALTVTVAALSIMGLAAWALRRHRTTINPMRPEQSSSLVDNGVFRWSRNPIYLADALLLAAWALYLGNLVGVFLIPVFMALIQHFQIRPEEHALEQHFGDAFREYRRSVRRWI
- a CDS encoding proton-conducting transporter membrane subunit: MSGLTVFQGSLPLLTALLAPWLALLLFTVLPRRAGTVLLPLAPLPALALILLPTDGARLGLAAGTYHMTFALDATGEVFLLAAAVVWAIAGWYAVTGRHAPARQGSFAVPWFLSLAGSLTLILAQDLFAFYTAMAVMTFASYGLIIHRRSPSALGAGRLYLAMMMVGEAAMFTGVATVMTTIEPGTTPRFTDVGDAPWPALALLGIGFATKLGVLGLHAWLPRAHPVAPAAASAVLSGVMIKAGLLGWWRVTEPMADLHPDLGLALLVIGLVAAFYGVLRGVWHNDAKTILAWSSVSQMGLVTMLAGTTQLSADAAPAAWTALAVFVVHHGLNKGALFLGADLNKEPDNHGGTAGWLLLWPPALALAGAPVTSGALAKAAVGEALVALPLGAWISALLYLSTMATTLLMLRLLWCARPAALCLPRLEAQARLLPAATLTALAATLPWLLFHDIPAAATALTGGSIWGATWPVLLAATGAITGYHWYRRHAPVRWHWNMPEIPWPAVLERTNRQLVRITTRERQLQQWTTIGRVLLAVIALMAAAILPASLHH
- a CDS encoding complex I subunit 5 family protein; its protein translation is MTLVEWAAVLLACVPVAAAIGAFCRTALGPVLAITSGAALIGAGAALAVAVASHGVVHHDLGGWGAPVGITWTVDGLAAAMLLLTAIVGTAGSIHHAVQMPRDGHFWSLWLFLWAGLNVLFLSADLFNLYVALELLTLAAVALIALTGGQALGAAWRYLLAMLLGSSLYLFGVALLYGRYGVLDLHLLADMLVLDHATGVAVTLATVGLLLKAGAFPLHFWLPKAHGRAPAAVSAILSAVVVTASYYLLVRLWFGPFSVYLHAWPGQALGLLGALAIIWGGLQALAQRHLKLLIAYSTVSQLGFGLLLFPLAAGAAPELAWQGALVLIVAHSLAKAALFLAAGCIIQFHGHDRIPALGGSQRGLMLVWLAMALASASLIGLPPSSGFSGKLWLLQAALQDGAWWWAGVMVGGTLLTAGYLFRIFDVAADPAANPNKGGPALPRLLPWSAVALAVSAVLLGLAAPQLAALLNVGGVSVP
- a CDS encoding cation:proton antiporter subunit C — encoded protein: MMPYLLLASGLFLIGCHGLFASEGMLRKLLALNVLSSAVFLLFVTIARMSDPLDPVPHAIVLTGLVVTVSTTAVALAIVIRLAAGGSDVSRGRREEDE
- a CDS encoding hydrogenase subunit MbhD domain-containing protein produces the protein MASNAYDLLLAGALLWLAWQATHAADLFRAVISFIVFGLLMALAWVRLDAPDIALAEAAIGAGVTGALLLSALGRLASAPPEKPGARHRWPSSIAVLTLAGTILVALGAAAWQLPAPGLGEAVSEHMPRAGVDNPVTGVLLNFRAFDTLLEIGVLLLAVVAIWSFGPTPEPLVPAVPSPALPALGRMLWPMFVLATAYLLWRGTHAPGGAFQAGAVLGAGGILVILAGARPWLTGEDNGAWRWLLSLGVITMLLAAVGMALIGQRFFEYPEAAAAGVILLLEVTAALSIAMLLFAAYLNGQPPARWQEYTHP
- the mnhG gene encoding monovalent cation/H(+) antiporter subunit G yields the protein MTLAAWFGTALVIAGVPFLLSGTLGLLRFPDVYTRLHALAKGDNVGLGLICLGLGIHSGSMTVALKLLLIWVLMLIASATGAGLIARTALARGLRPWGL
- a CDS encoding monovalent cation/H+ antiporter complex subunit F — encoded protein: MSDIHGIIVVILLLNIVIGLVRILRGPESADRMLAAEMFATSAVAIILILAVTMPSPALLDVALVFALLSALAVVTFVSRAWSALAAPANDDSDGEEDDR
- a CDS encoding Na+/H+ antiporter subunit E; its protein translation is MTRIPAFIHDIIGRTHPRDLPGRLLLYAGLWWLITGGDGDAWTWGIAAVAAAAVISPFPSHHPWRISVAGAIAFVPVFALFSLRSALDVARRALHPRRPLTPALLDYPWRLPDNGSRVFLANLINLMPGTLCVRITDQAMTVHTIGDTTRTLAGLERLETLTATLLKQPLHHDQ
- a CDS encoding BCCT family transporter, which encodes MNPRVFLPSAAIVLALVITGAVWTSTLGAAMEATQAFLVMHFGWVYTGVVAFLLLYVLALLLHPRFRNLRLGPPDSRPEYTYLSWFAMLFSAGMGIGLLFYSVAEPVLHYLQPPRGEAATPETANEAMRLTFFHWGLHPWAIYIIVALSLAFFSYRHGLPLSLRAALYPLIGHRINGLAGDVIDVLAVVGTVLGVATSLGLGVMQVNSGLEQVGLIEVSTVNQIILIIAIMGIATISVLSGLNNGIRIISRANLFLGAALLLFVLAAGPTVFVLMTLLQSLGNYAQGLLELSFRTDVFRGGDWQRDWTLFYWAWWISWCPFVGMFIARVSRGRTVGEFILGTLLVPTGFTFVWLSVFGATGLYQEITSGELGAIVQASAPQALFAMLQDLPVAMITVPLATAVIVGYFVTSADSGALVMNILASGGDPNPPLLQKLFWSVLTGTVAGVLLLAGGLQALQTATLTAALPLSLVLVVMAWGLWNAFRADSWQSEEITPMPEPGLERLMQYAKDKRERTGDADDTL